In Archangium violaceum, the following are encoded in one genomic region:
- a CDS encoding peptidoglycan DD-metalloendopeptidase family protein — protein MADARWVRPALFALLALLGTTGCSLVSKSVTPSPSASVSEQSPLGLGELREPHPELELIPVSVSVQRTVAVRHTVAPGETMYRISRNYGVSVEELSRANGINDPRTLSVGQELVIPGIEKLVPVATESSPTPEPGRGNERPVPGKKSPVVVTAPGSRSEPRPVSRPAPARPVPETKGMLDWPLRGVLYARFGKKGREPHDGIDLAVPVGTPVKTAQEGEVLYAGEQRGYGLIVIVQHSERLITLYAHNRDLRVKSGQKVRRGQVIATVGESGKTSGPQLHFEVRVDGKPADPLDYLGPLPSS, from the coding sequence GTGGCGGACGCCAGGTGGGTGCGGCCGGCGCTGTTCGCGCTGCTCGCGCTCCTCGGCACCACCGGCTGCTCGCTGGTGTCGAAGTCCGTCACCCCTTCACCCTCCGCGTCCGTCTCCGAGCAGTCCCCGTTGGGCCTCGGCGAGCTGCGCGAGCCCCACCCGGAGCTGGAGCTCATCCCCGTCTCCGTCTCCGTCCAGCGGACGGTGGCCGTCCGGCACACGGTGGCCCCGGGCGAGACGATGTACCGGATCTCCAGGAACTACGGCGTCTCCGTGGAGGAGCTGTCCAGGGCGAACGGCATCAATGACCCGCGCACCTTGTCCGTGGGGCAGGAGCTGGTCATTCCCGGAATCGAGAAGCTGGTGCCGGTGGCCACCGAGTCCTCTCCCACTCCGGAGCCGGGCAGGGGCAACGAGCGCCCGGTGCCGGGGAAGAAGTCTCCCGTGGTGGTGACGGCTCCGGGATCGCGTTCGGAGCCCCGGCCCGTGTCCCGTCCCGCGCCGGCCCGCCCGGTGCCGGAGACGAAGGGGATGCTGGATTGGCCCCTGCGCGGGGTGCTGTACGCCCGTTTCGGGAAGAAGGGGCGCGAGCCGCACGATGGGATTGATCTCGCCGTGCCCGTGGGTACACCGGTGAAGACGGCCCAGGAGGGCGAGGTGCTGTACGCGGGCGAGCAGCGCGGCTACGGGCTCATCGTCATCGTCCAGCACTCGGAGCGCCTCATCACGCTCTACGCGCACAACCGCGACCTGCGCGTGAAGAGCGGCCAGAAGGTGCGGCGCGGTCAGGTCATCGCCACCGTGGGCGAGTCCGGCAAGACGAGTGGTCCGCAGCTGCACTTCGAGGTGCGCGTCGACGGCAAGCCGGCGGATCCGCTCGATTACCTGGGGCCGCTGCCGTCGTCGTAG
- the surE gene encoding 5'/3'-nucleotidase SurE, with protein sequence MADKKPRILVSNDDGYFSEGLRNLVEAVTPLGEVWVVAPDREQSAASHAISLHRPLRITEVRERWFAVDGTPADSAYLAIHHLMKDDRPRIMVSGINHGANLADDVNYSGTVAAAREAALLGIPSIAFSLVSRAPFDFQHAARFARSLVAAALAQPQLPPRMLLSVNVPRGEPTGYAITRLGRHSYGYDVVEKEDPRGRKYYWIGGSSYAHEDVPGSDCNAVHLERRISVTPLNFELTDTQAMTALAGWNLEGFPRSDVGRGGD encoded by the coding sequence GTGGCCGACAAGAAACCCCGCATCCTGGTCTCCAACGACGACGGCTACTTCTCCGAGGGCCTGCGCAACCTGGTGGAAGCGGTGACCCCGTTGGGGGAGGTGTGGGTGGTGGCGCCGGACCGCGAGCAGAGCGCGGCCTCGCACGCCATCTCCCTGCACCGCCCCCTGCGCATCACCGAGGTGCGTGAGCGCTGGTTCGCCGTGGATGGAACCCCGGCGGACAGCGCTTATCTGGCGATCCATCACCTCATGAAGGATGATCGCCCGCGGATCATGGTGTCCGGCATCAACCACGGGGCCAACCTGGCCGACGACGTCAACTACTCGGGCACGGTGGCCGCCGCCCGCGAGGCCGCGCTGCTGGGCATTCCGTCCATTGCCTTCAGCCTGGTGTCTCGCGCGCCGTTCGACTTCCAGCACGCGGCGCGCTTTGCCCGCTCGCTGGTGGCGGCGGCGCTCGCCCAGCCCCAGCTGCCGCCCCGGATGCTGCTCAGCGTCAACGTCCCCCGGGGCGAGCCCACGGGGTACGCCATCACCCGGCTGGGCCGGCACTCGTACGGGTACGACGTGGTGGAGAAGGAGGATCCGCGCGGTCGCAAGTACTACTGGATCGGTGGCAGCTCCTACGCGCACGAGGACGTCCCCGGCAGTGACTGCAACGCGGTGCACCTGGAGCGCCGCATCTCGGTGACGCCGCTCAACTTCGAGCTCACCGACACGCAAGCCATGACGGCGCTGGCGGGTTGGAACCTCGAGGGCTTCCCGCGCTCCGACGTGGGCAGGGGAGGCGACTGA
- the eno gene encoding phosphopyruvate hydratase — translation MTEIAQIVAREVLDSRGNPTVEAEVFLAGGAKGRAAVPSGASTGEHEALELRDGEKNRYLGKGVRKAVSNIMETIAPELVGMDAADQYAVDMQMLEMDGTPTKSKLGANAILAVSMATARAASDAFGVPFYRYVGGAQARTLPLPLMNILNGGAHADTRVDVQEFMVVPAGAPSFSEGLRWGAEVFHALKKILKGRKLATGVGDEGGYAPDLPANEEALKLIMEAISSAGFKAGEQMFLAMDVAASEFFDKGSKKYRLKGEGKEFDAAGMLDYYQQLVSRYPIVSIEDGMAEDDWDGWKRLTDALGNKIQLVGDDLFVTNVERLGRGIQGGVANSILVKVNQIGSLTETFDAVRMAHKAGYTSVMSHRSGETEDTTIADLAVALDCGQIKTGSASRSDRIAKYNQLLRIEQELGAGARYAGMHAIKGLKSK, via the coding sequence ATGACCGAGATCGCTCAAATCGTGGCGCGTGAAGTGCTCGACTCCCGCGGTAACCCCACCGTGGAGGCCGAGGTTTTCCTGGCGGGCGGAGCCAAGGGCCGTGCGGCGGTACCGTCCGGTGCCTCCACCGGTGAGCATGAGGCCCTGGAGCTGCGGGACGGGGAGAAGAACCGCTACCTGGGCAAGGGCGTGCGCAAGGCCGTCTCCAACATCATGGAGACGATCGCCCCCGAGCTGGTGGGCATGGATGCCGCGGACCAGTACGCGGTGGACATGCAGATGCTGGAGATGGACGGCACGCCCACCAAGAGCAAGCTGGGCGCCAACGCCATCCTGGCGGTGTCCATGGCCACGGCGCGCGCGGCGTCGGATGCTTTCGGCGTTCCCTTCTACCGCTACGTGGGCGGCGCGCAGGCGCGCACCCTGCCGTTGCCGCTGATGAACATCCTCAACGGTGGCGCGCACGCCGACACCCGCGTGGACGTGCAGGAGTTCATGGTGGTGCCCGCGGGCGCTCCCTCCTTCTCCGAGGGCCTGCGCTGGGGCGCCGAGGTGTTCCACGCGCTGAAGAAGATCCTCAAGGGCCGCAAGCTGGCCACCGGTGTGGGCGACGAGGGCGGCTATGCCCCGGACCTGCCGGCCAACGAGGAGGCGCTCAAGCTCATCATGGAGGCCATCTCCTCGGCGGGCTTCAAGGCCGGCGAGCAGATGTTCCTGGCCATGGACGTGGCCGCCAGCGAGTTCTTCGACAAGGGCAGCAAGAAGTACCGCCTCAAGGGCGAGGGCAAGGAGTTCGATGCGGCCGGCATGCTGGACTACTACCAGCAGCTCGTGTCGCGCTACCCCATCGTCTCCATCGAGGACGGCATGGCCGAGGACGACTGGGACGGCTGGAAGCGCCTCACGGACGCGCTGGGCAACAAGATCCAGCTGGTGGGTGACGATCTCTTCGTCACCAACGTGGAGCGCCTGGGCCGCGGCATCCAGGGCGGCGTGGCCAACTCCATCCTGGTGAAGGTGAACCAGATCGGCAGCCTCACGGAGACCTTCGACGCGGTGCGCATGGCCCACAAGGCCGGCTACACCTCGGTGATGAGCCACCGCTCGGGCGAGACCGAGGACACCACCATCGCCGACCTGGCCGTGGCGCTCGACTGCGGACAGATCAAGACGGGTTCGGCGTCGCGCTCGGACCGCATCGCCAAGTACAACCAGCTGCTGCGCATCGAGCAGGAGCTGGGCGCGGGCGCTCGCTACGCGGGCATGCACGCCATCAAGGGACTGAAGTCGAAGTAA